Part of the Bacillus cabrialesii genome is shown below.
GGATTACTACTCGAAGGGCTCAGTTGATGTCGAAGTCAACATCACGTCCTCTGACGGACAGGAAGCGGTTATTATCCGCAATGCCGGAGATAAAGAGCCGACTGTTCATATTTATGACTGATAGAAAACCCTTGTGCCAATATGGCACAAGGGTTTTTATGTTACAATTAACAGGAAAAGGGAAACTGATTTCCGCTTCTGCCGAAACACAAATCAAGGGGAGGTATGTTGATGCTGGAACTCGTGTGAAAACAATCAATATCAAATCTATCGCAAGGAAAGGAAGTTAGACGTGCATAAAGATATCAAAAAAATATTTCATGAAGATCAGGTTTTGGCAGAGGCTGTGGAGAAATACGGTTTCCCGAAAAGTCAGGTGCGTTTTCTGGCTGATGCGGAAAACTATGTATATGAATGCATGAAAGACAATCAATCTTATATTTTAAAGATCACCCATACCATTCGGAGATCTACTAATTACATGATGGGAGAGATGGAATGGATCCGTCACCTTGCAAAAGGCGGGCTTTCGGTTGCCAAACCCCTCCCGTCGCTGAGCGGAAAAGACGTTGAAGAAGTGCCGGACGGAAACGGCGGGGCATTTTTATTGAGAGTGTATGAGAAAGCGCCGGGGCGGAAAGTGGATGAACCGGACTGGAATGAAACGCTATTTTATGAGCTTGGCAGATACACAGGCAGCATGCACAGCCTGACAAAAAGCTACAAACTGAGCAATCCCGATTTTAAAAGACAGGAATGGGATGAAGAGGAGCAATTAAAGCTGAGAAAGTATGTGCCTGAAGATCAGACAAAGGTGTTTCAGCAAGCCGATTCGCTGATGAATGAACTGCGGCGGCTGCCGAAAAGCCGGGACAGCTACGGTTTGGTGCATGCGGATCTGCATCATGGCAATTTTCATTGGGATCATGGCAAAATCACAGCATTCGATTTTGACGATATCGGCTACAATTGGTTTATTAACGATATCAGCATTCTTCTCTACAATATACTGTGGTACCCAGTTGTGCCATATGAAGATAAAGCTGCGTTTACAGAGGAATTTATGACGCATTTTATGAAAGGGTACTGGGAGGAAAATGATCTTGATCCTGCGTGGCTGACAAGGATACCTGATTTCCTCCGCCTTCGCCATATGCTGATTTACGGATTGTTGCATCAGATGTTTGACCTTAACGCAATAGGAGAAGATGAAAAAGAAATGCTGGCCGGTTTCAGAAGAGATATAGAGAATGGCACACCGATCACAGCATTTGATTTTTCTGTACTGGCATAGATAGAAAAAGCCAATGGGATTCATGTCCCATTGGCTTTTATAATGTATCACACTTTACGCCGACCACGCCTTCAATGTCTTTTATGTCATAGTAGACATCGGTCGTGTACCTGTTTTTATGGACGCGGACCTTCACTTCCATGATCGGAAATTCCTTTTCACCGAGGTCGTCGATCCGGACGGAGTGTGTTTTGATATCTCTTCTTTTCATTTCTTTTAAAATCTCTGTCATTTTGTCTTTATCAGAAAGCGACATTCTGATACGGATGTCTTTTTCCTGCAGGCGGTCGGGACCGATTTTTCTGACGACCCATGGCAGAAATTCCACGCTGATCAAGATGAACAGAAGACTGACAAATGCTTCTTTATAAAACCCGGCTCCCGTTGCCA
Proteins encoded:
- a CDS encoding phosphotransferase enzyme family protein yields the protein MYRKERKLDVHKDIKKIFHEDQVLAEAVEKYGFPKSQVRFLADAENYVYECMKDNQSYILKITHTIRRSTNYMMGEMEWIRHLAKGGLSVAKPLPSLSGKDVEEVPDGNGGAFLLRVYEKAPGRKVDEPDWNETLFYELGRYTGSMHSLTKSYKLSNPDFKRQEWDEEEQLKLRKYVPEDQTKVFQQADSLMNELRRLPKSRDSYGLVHADLHHGNFHWDHGKITAFDFDDIGYNWFINDISILLYNILWYPVVPYEDKAAFTEEFMTHFMKGYWEENDLDPAWLTRIPDFLRLRHMLIYGLLHQMFDLNAIGEDEKEMLAGFRRDIENGTPITAFDFSVLA
- a CDS encoding MgtC/SapB family protein; the encoded protein is MLLSWYIDPDILLKLGIATLIGMVIGLERELKNKPLGLKTCIVIAVSSCMLTIVSINAAYHFPKYYRIMMDPLRLPAQIISGVGFIGAGVILRKSNDVISGLTTSAMIWGAAGLGLATGAGFYKEAFVSLLFILISVEFLPWVVRKIGPDRLQEKDIRIRMSLSDKDKMTEILKEMKRRDIKTHSVRIDDLGEKEFPIMEVKVRVHKNRYTTDVYYDIKDIEGVVGVKCDTL